A genomic region of Lachnoclostridium edouardi contains the following coding sequences:
- a CDS encoding amino acid ABC transporter permease — protein sequence MDMERFFSYLLPYLLKGVPVTISVTLIALVFGGAVGLLMAVFRVYGNSAIRKALTIYSTVFRAVPQLVLLLLLYFSIAGSINISAYWAAALSLAVISSAYQLEIFRGTFQSIDPGQMMAARAIGMSRQKAICKILIPQAVRKAIPAWTNEMATTIKSSSLVYVLGVPEMLRLAQYDIARTKQPFPAYLAVGILYFLLIFLSGKGMRMLEKKLSIAEN from the coding sequence ATGGATATGGAACGTTTTTTTAGTTATTTGCTGCCTTACTTACTAAAGGGAGTGCCTGTAACCATTTCCGTAACCTTAATCGCCCTTGTTTTCGGTGGGGCTGTAGGACTTCTTATGGCAGTGTTCCGAGTTTACGGAAATTCGGCAATAAGAAAAGCGCTGACTATATACAGCACAGTTTTCCGGGCTGTGCCTCAGCTAGTACTGTTGCTGTTACTTTACTTTTCCATTGCAGGCTCTATTAATATTTCTGCTTACTGGGCAGCGGCGCTGTCCCTGGCAGTAATAAGCAGCGCGTATCAGCTGGAGATTTTCAGAGGAACGTTTCAGTCCATTGACCCAGGCCAGATGATGGCTGCCAGGGCTATAGGAATGAGCCGTCAAAAAGCAATATGCAAGATTTTGATTCCTCAGGCAGTGAGAAAAGCAATTCCTGCGTGGACAAATGAGATGGCCACTACAATAAAATCCTCTTCTCTGGTGTATGTTTTAGGAGTGCCGGAGATGCTGCGTCTGGCTCAATATGACATTGCCAGAACAAAGCAGCCCTTTCCCGCATATTTGGCAGTGGGCATCCTGTACTTCCTCCTGATATTTCTGTCAGGCAAAGGGATGAGAATGCTGGAGAAAAAGCTGAGCATTGCGGAAAATTGA
- a CDS encoding amino acid ABC transporter ATP-binding protein yields the protein MGNEIIRMENIKKTYGKTEVLKGISLNVKESEVIVLLGPSGTGKSTFLRCINMLTVPDSGTVWVNGLELTDKKVNINHAREHIGMVFQDFNLFSHLRALDNVAIGLTEVLGVKKSEARARAQAELERVGLGDKAGLYPGQLSGGQKQRVAIARALAMDPKVMLFDEPTSALDPELIGEVLDVMQKLAAEGMTMVCVTHEMHFAKEVANRVVFMEGGVIVEEGSPDQFFNDPHSQRAKKFLGKFAGVGAAG from the coding sequence ATGGGAAATGAAATCATCCGCATGGAAAATATTAAAAAAACATATGGGAAAACAGAAGTACTAAAGGGAATCAGTCTGAATGTAAAGGAGTCAGAGGTAATTGTACTTTTAGGCCCCAGCGGAACAGGAAAAAGTACGTTTCTCAGATGTATAAATATGCTGACTGTGCCAGACAGCGGTACAGTTTGGGTAAACGGTCTGGAATTAACTGATAAAAAGGTAAACATTAATCACGCCAGAGAGCATATTGGCATGGTGTTTCAGGACTTTAATTTATTCAGCCACCTTCGGGCCCTTGACAATGTGGCTATTGGCTTAACAGAAGTATTGGGGGTAAAGAAAAGCGAGGCCAGGGCCAGAGCCCAGGCGGAACTGGAGAGAGTAGGCTTGGGGGATAAGGCCGGCTTATATCCTGGTCAGCTGTCCGGCGGGCAGAAGCAAAGAGTAGCTATTGCCAGAGCCTTGGCTATGGACCCTAAGGTGATGCTGTTTGACGAGCCTACCTCAGCTTTGGACCCGGAACTGATTGGAGAGGTTTTGGATGTTATGCAGAAGCTGGCGGCAGAGGGGATGACAATGGTCTGCGTGACCCATGAGATGCATTTTGCAAAAGAAGTGGCAAACAGGGTTGTGTTTATGGAGGGCGGAGTAATTGTGGAGGAAGGCTCCCCCGACCAGTTTTTCAATGATCCTCACTCTCAAAGAGCAAAGAAATTCCTGGGAAAATTTGCAGGTGTAGGCGCTGCCGGATAG
- a CDS encoding amino acid ABC transporter permease, producing MDYYSFLQVAVPAMASGVVKSLQISVISLAIGLLVGVPLAFVRVYGGKTAKKLTMAYSEIFRGTPVLVQLFLIYYGLPQFGILFSPMTAACLTLGLNSSAYQIEYFRGSIVAVGDKQMEAARSIGMSTFQAVKCIMLPQALRLVLPAWSNEAIYMIKNTAVVYLIALPELMTQTKILIARYYNPIESYATVAVFYLILVAAATVIFHNVERKTAIPGLCLEEIGRNN from the coding sequence ATGGATTATTATTCATTTTTGCAGGTGGCTGTTCCAGCCATGGCCAGCGGCGTTGTAAAAAGCCTTCAGATATCAGTAATTTCCCTGGCAATCGGCCTGCTGGTGGGAGTCCCCTTAGCTTTTGTCAGAGTATATGGAGGAAAAACGGCAAAAAAGCTTACTATGGCATACTCGGAAATATTCAGAGGAACCCCTGTGTTAGTACAGTTGTTTTTAATCTACTACGGCCTTCCTCAGTTCGGGATTTTGTTTTCCCCAATGACAGCCGCATGTTTAACATTAGGTTTAAACAGCTCAGCTTACCAAATAGAATATTTCCGCGGTTCAATCGTGGCGGTGGGAGATAAACAGATGGAGGCGGCCAGGTCTATTGGGATGAGTACCTTTCAGGCGGTAAAATGTATTATGCTGCCTCAGGCTTTAAGGCTGGTGTTGCCTGCCTGGAGCAATGAAGCGATTTATATGATTAAAAATACAGCGGTAGTATATTTAATCGCCCTTCCGGAATTAATGACTCAAACAAAAATCCTGATCGCCAGGTACTACAATCCAATAGAATCATACGCTACGGTGGCAGTATTTTATCTTATTCTGGTTGCGGCGGCTACAGTGATCTTCCATAATGTAGAAAGAAAAACAGCCATTCCAGGGCTTTGTCTGGAAGAGATAGGAAGAAATAATTAA